From Xenopus laevis strain J_2021 chromosome 7L, Xenopus_laevis_v10.1, whole genome shotgun sequence, one genomic window encodes:
- the LOC121395453 gene encoding uncharacterized protein LOC121395453, with amino-acid sequence MESVSPGHARPGRANPQREAQALGPTLEGVRSTRTVQTRSKAAGSERKGAARRSRSVSLGRISSTDMEDLGKAAASAVKTPDREVKCVMSEREGRKEIVGKERQVESKAEIVSVTNMEGCVQNVSSDICVLKHKMETSQLFISPDLFASMKSVSGEDCEFAGGEAAQSKPSKQSGAEYAAAALHHAADMQSPVADCGGGMAASKTSPERHQAPHALVTKTASCAGVRVVSGAGVESGEAVGTNSSSHIATPSVEMYKSLTGNSHLGTPTSEGNNCSDINEQPQAESLLKGQYAGSSHNQDQTPTTDELVELIKLANEQELQRKKFKVELQKAFYNYSTADVEKQDFYLAKVNKINEEFRTLEKQILQNYKKIGPLSEVYTNRRRFEDSRQALKQPAKYRSMRQIASASSTSDSDKETRRIGQLKPKKSVVAQIHAPNFIFSLDEANNIEDKMGKRSQSAHKEEESFVFSEQDFPSLPSTSQNDCVHQPSASKETFTQPSANNTETSAVVQSAPMSLALGHGKLSEQELTAAAGVGESGKDGVDGVEAGADCVNASDVMECGGGDISESVARQCVESVLSDVNEVNKDANSLADVIQPVPCTTPLSTAALISIPSSSAVLTTSSIASTFSPALTVSPITTSPLTTPAVSLNPLPTVPFAQPSSVSAPVSSSVRRPNGQQSIPSESAGSRNVPPPPPPNAWNRPLNRVRVPGVQNNITGPVFKQKNVIRLRWQGDKEQMPSRDVIAKEMLLKQSTLTPTGVRAYIKFSDTEYDIVFKTSQALEFFWQDYDSFKHSGLWESFKSSQSLNLRQKKSPFCLRMIVSHPRIF; translated from the coding sequence ATGGAGAGTGTCAGCCCAGGCCATGCAAGGCCTGGGCGGGCAAACCCCCAGCGTGAGGCCCAGGCCTTGGGGCCTACACTGGAAGGTGTGAGATCCACCAGGACGGTGCAGACAAGGAGTAAAGCAGCAGGGAGTGAAAGGAAAGGAGCAGCAAGAAGGTCGAGATCGGTTTCCTTGGGAAGGATTTCTTCCACAGACATGGAGGATTTGGGAAAGGCAGCTGCCAGTGCTGTGAAAACGCCTGACAGGGAAGTAAAGTGTGTGATGAGTgagagggagggaaggaaggagatTGTTGGTAAAGAAAGACAAGTGGAAAGTAAAGCAGAAATTGTATCTGTGACAAACATGGAGGGTTGTGTGCAAAATGTCAGTTCTGATATTTGTGtcttaaaacataaaatggaaaCCAGTCAGCTTTTTATTTCTCCTGATCTCTTTGCCTCTATGAAATCTGTGTCAGGGGAAGACTGTGAGTTTGCAGgtggagaggcagcacagagcaaaCCCAGCAAACAATCAGGGGCTGAATATGCAGCAGCTGCTTTGCACCATGCGGCCGACATGCAGTCTCCAGTGGCTGATTGTGGGGGAGGAATGGCTGCTTCTAAAACTTCCCCTGAGAGGCATCAAGCACCCCATGCTCTGGTAACAAAAACTGCCTCATGTGCAGGGGTGCGGGTGGTGTCTGGAGCTGGTGTGGAGTCAGGGGAGGCAGTAGGAACAAACTCCAGCAGCCATATTGCTACTCCCTCTGTAGAGATGTATAAGAGTCTCACAGGGAACAGCCATCTTGGTACTCCCACATCAGAGGGAAACAATTGTTCTGATATAAATGAACAACCCCAAGCAGAAagcctcttaaagggacagtatgctgGTTCAAGTCACAACCAGGATCAAACACCTACCACTGATGAACTGGTTGAATTaataaaactggcaaatgagcaggagctgcaacggaaaaaatttaaagttgagttgcaaaaagcattttataactATTCAACTGCTGATGTGGAGAAGCAagacttttatttagcaaaagtcaacaaaataaatgaagagttcagaaccttagaaaaacagattttgcagaattataaaaaaattggtcccCTTTCTGAAGTCTATACAAACAGGAGAAGGTTTGAGGACTCTCGGCAAGCTCTTAAACAGCCGGCTAAATACAGGTCCATGAGGCAAATTGCATCTGCTTCATCTACTTCTGATAGTGACAAGGAGACTAGAAGGATTGGCCAGCTGAAACCAAAGAAATCAGTTGTTGCTCAGATACATGCACCCAATTTTATCTTCAGCTTGGATGAGGCAAATAATATAGAAGATAAAATGGGAAAGAGAAGCCAATCTGCTCATAAGGAAGAGGAAAGCTTTGTTTTCTCAGAACAGGattttccctcccttccctctaCTTCCCAGAATGACTGTGTCCATCAGCCCTCAGCATCCAAGGAGACCTTCACTCAACCATCAGCCAATAATACAGAGACTTCTGCAGTTGTGCAGAGTGCCCCAATGTCCTTGGCACTGGGGCATGGGAAGCTGAGTGAGCAGGAATTGACGGCAGCTGCTGGTGTGGGAGAGTCTGGGAAGGATGGAGTGGATGGAGTGGAGGCTGGAGCAGACTGTGTGAATGCAAGTGATGTTATGGAGTGTGGAGGTGGAGACATCAGTGAAAGTGTTGCAAGGCAGTGTGTGGAATCTGTGCTGAGTGATGTTAATGAAGTAAACAAAGATGCTAATTCATTGGCCGATGTGATACAACCTGTTccttgtaccacccctttaagtactgccGCTTTAATTTCTATTCCATCTTCTTCTGCTGTACTCACCACTTCTTCTATAGCCTCAACCTTTTCCCCAGCCCTTACAGTTTCTCCAataacaacttcccctttaactactccAGCTGTTTCTCTGAATCCTCTGCCTACAGTGCCCTTCGCACAGCCAAGTTCTGTCTCTGCACCTGTTTCTTCCTCTGTAAGGAGACCAAATGGTCAGCAGTCAATTCCttcagaaagtgcaggcagcagaaatGTGCCCCCACCACCTCCACCAAATGCTTGGAATAGGCCACTGAATAGGGTGAGGGTGCCTGGGGTGCAAAACAATATCACTGGGCCGGTTTTCAAGCAAAAGAATGTGATTAGGCTCAGGTGGCAGGGTGATAAGGAACAAATGCCTTCTAGAGATGTGATAGCCAAGGAGATGCTGCTTAAGCAAAGTACTTTAACACCTACAGGCGTCAGGGCTTATATAAAGTTTTCTGACACCGAATATGACATTGTGTTCAAAACATCACAAGCCCTGgaatttttttggcaggattATGACAGCTTTAAACATTCAGGCCTGTGGGAAAGCTTTAAGTCATCTCAATCACTAAacctgagacaaaaaaagtcaccattttGTTTAAGAATGATTGTGTCCCACCCGAGGATATTCTAA